In one window of Arachis ipaensis cultivar K30076 chromosome B06, Araip1.1, whole genome shotgun sequence DNA:
- the LOC107645838 gene encoding uncharacterized protein LOC107645838, which translates to MPTTLILEASPVTSFKWNHRTSFLTKPPKLSPILYTKPPHSPSYTLKCFFSPNHNHNHNQNTSSSKSPFDVLLDTLSNTLTALRKPAIAAVLMGLLLMYDPNASALAASGGRIGGSSFSSRSSSSSSSSRSYSVPRTSAPTPGFSYSAPYYAPSPFGFGGGGIYVGPAVGVGAGSSLFLIFAGFVAFILVSGFLSERSEGSVLTAAEKMTVLKLQVGLLGMGRTLQRDLNRIAEVADTSTPEGLRFVLTETTLALLRHPDYCISAYSAVDVKRGIEDGEKRFNQLSIEERGKFDEETLVNVNNIKRQSSRSQRANGFSNEYIVVTFTFITSCLICDSKFCIAAYKAVNLMHFTVLYFCY; encoded by the exons ATGCCCACAACTCTCATACTCGAAGCCAGTCCCGTCACCTCCTTCAAATGGAATCACCGCACCAGCTTCCTCACTAAACCCCCTAAGCTCTCTCCAATCCTCTACACCAAACCCCCACACTCTCCCTCATACACCCTCAAATGTTTCTTCTCCCCAAATCACAATCACAACCACAACCAAAACACCTCCTCCTCCAAATCTCCTTTCGATGTTCTCTTAGACACTTTATCAAACACCTTGACCGCGTTGCGGAAACCCGCCATAGCCGCCGTGTTGATGGGGCTGCTTCTAATGTACGACCCCAACGCTTCTGCTTTGGCCGCATCTGGGGGTCGAATAGGTGGTTCTTCCTTCTCttcacgttcttcttcttcttcttcatcgtcGAGAAGTTACTCTGTGCCTAGAACTTCGGCACCTACGCCGGGCTTCTCTTACTCTGCGCCCTATTACGCACCTTCTCCCTTCGGTTTTGGCGGTGGCGGGATTTACGTTGGACCCGCCGTTGGGGTGGGTGCAGGCTCTAGCTTGTTCCTCATATTTGCTGGTTTCGTTGCCTTCATTTTGGTCTCTGGATTTCTTTCCGAACGGTCAGAGGGTAGTGTACTCACCGCAGCTGAGAAAATGACCGTGCTCAAGCTTCAG GTTGGATTGTTGGGGATGGGTCGCACGCTTCAGAGGGATTTGAATAGGATTGCAGAAGTTGCTGATACATCAACTCCTGAAGGTTTGCGTTTTGTATTGACAG AGACCACTCTAGCTTTGCTTCGACATCCTGATTACTGTATTTCAGCATACTCAGCT GTGGATGTAAAGCGGGGTATAGAAGATGGGGAGAAACGTTTCAATCAACTTTCAATTGAAGAACGAGGAAAATTTGATGAAGAGACACTTGTCAATGTGAATAACATAAAAAGGCAAAGCTCAAGAAGCCAGAGAGCAAATGGTTTTAGCAATGAGTACATAGTGGTAACATTTACTTTCATAACTAGTTGCTTAATTTGTGATTCAAAATTTTGTATTGCAGCATACAAAGCAGTTAATTTGATGCATTTTACTGTTCTTTATTTCTGTTACTAA